In Miscanthus floridulus cultivar M001 chromosome 5, ASM1932011v1, whole genome shotgun sequence, one genomic interval encodes:
- the LOC136450443 gene encoding kinesin-like protein KIN-14C, protein MGSVDGEHEFHAANRRAEVIDWFGGLLPEFDLPLDSSDEELREYLIDGTALCYIAEKLMPGIQEEMWGGNASDQRSNVKKFLYFVAEMGLPGFSVKDLEEGSVSSVVECLLALKDNVTTGLGQNITNNAAKTPLRRKLGLEESDDPIISVMTPGKRSGEERWKGHWDPKSQQRSILHSGQKVHDAFQLKRGSYTDLPPAKVSEMMHPRSLDNAPTQSLLRVVNGILDESIERKRGEIPHRVVYLLRNVVQEIEHRIAIQADHIRNQNSIIKTREDKYRSKIKALETLVNGTNEENEMTVNRLELVEVEKSKLDEKRKLGEQDMVRLMQEKENAENTIASLQQEIQILSRMHEQYRERKETEARQMEEHLAMRLKEAEFLLMQSKKKVEEIESASQLKSQLWSRKANIFQSFMDNQKLSIKDIRISSQSIKQEMFALQMKWRDEISNIGHDLKGLVDAADNYHKVLAENQKLFNEVQELKGNIRVYCRVRPFLPGQDGKTTVIDYIGENGEILITNPFKQGKDACRMFKFNKVFNTHASQAEVFSDIQPLIRSVLDGFNVCIFAYGQTGSGKTYTMSGPGTSKDDWGVNYRALNDLFDISLSRRNAFSYEVGVQMVEIYNEQVRDLLSNDIAQKRLGIWSTSQPNGLVVPDASLHPVKSTLDVLELMEIGQTNRAVGSTALNERSSRSHSILTVHVRGVDLKNGSTSRGCLHLIDLAGSERVERSEAIGDRLKEAQYINKSLSALGDVIFALAQKNSHVPYRNSKLTQVLQSSLGGQAKTLMFVQINPDTESYSETISTLKFAERVSGVELGVARSNKEGKDIKELLEQVSYLKDTISRKDMEIDQLLKDKAKSPSSPINRNDNSLQIRRLSGAGGSGEAECEDNMSDDGCSVAGTECSVGGASEATTERMQKAPSRIARLFLTKNGQPANPKPKPRESALKPPGRTTSTGSQATGGGSSVKPPKRR, encoded by the exons CCAACCGGAGAGCTGAGGTGATAGATTGGTTTGGTGGGTTGCTGCCAGAGTTCGACTTGCCTTTGGATTCTTCAGACGAGGAGCTGCGGGAGTACCTCATTGATGGCACGGCACTATGCTACATTGCAGAGAAACTCATGCCCGGCATTCAGGAG GAAATGTGGGGTGGTAATGCATCGGATCAGAGGTCAAATGTGAAGAAATTCCTCTATTTCGTTGCAGAAATGGGTCTGCCAGGCTTCAGTGTCAAGGATCTGGAGGAG GGGTCAGTGTCTTCTGTGGTGGAGTGTCTCTTGGCTCTAAAGGATAATGTGACTACAGGATTGGGTCAAAACATTACAAACAATGCTGCTAAAACACCCCTTCGAAGGAAACTGGGACTTGAAGAATCTGATGATCCTATAATTTCGGTTATGACACCGGGGAAAAGATCTGGGGAGGAAAGATGGAAAGGCCACTGGGATCCTAAGTCTCAACAAAGAAGTATTCTTCATTCTG GACAAAAGGTCCATGATGCTTTCCAACTTAAGCGAGGCTCCTACACTGATCTTCCTCCTGCCAAAGTTTCAGAGATGATGCATCCAAGAAGTCTAGAT AATGCCCCTACTCAATCACTTCTTAGAGTTGTTAATGGCATTCTAGATGAGAGCATTGAGAGGAAAAGAGGAGAAATACCACAC CGTGTTGTTTACTTGCTAAGGAATGTTGTTCAAGAGATTGAGCATCGAATTGCTATTCAAGCAGATCAcataagaaat CAAAATAGCATCATCAAGACTCGGGAAGACAAGTACCGTTCAAAAATTAAAGCACTCGAGACATTAGTAAATGGCACAAATGAAGAAAATGAG ATGACAGTAAATCGACTTGAGCTAGTTGAG GTAGAAAAATCAAAACTTGATGAGAAAAGAAAACTAGGTGAACAAGACATGGTTCGGCTGATGCAAGAAAAAGAGAATGCAGAAAATACAATTGCTTCCCTTCAGCAAGAAATACAGATCTTGAGTAGGATGCATGAACAGTACCGTGAAAGAAAGGAAACAGAAGCCAGGCAGATGGAGGAACACTTGGCTATGAGACTTAAGGAGGCTGAGTTTCTTTTGATGCAATCAAAAAAGAAAGTTGAAGAAATTGAATCTGCTTCCCAACTGAAATCTCAACTTTGGAGCAGAAAGGCAAACATTTTCCAGAGTTTTATGGATAATCAAAAATTGTCCATTAAG GACATAAGGATATCATCTCAGTCCATTAAGCAGGAAATGTTTGCCCTTCAAATGAAATGGAGGGATGAAATATCTAACATTG GACATGATTTGAAAGGCTTGGTTGATGCTGCTGACAATTACCATAAGGTTCTTGCTGAAAATCAGAAGCTATTTAATGAGGTACAGGAACTAAAAG GCAATATCAGAGTCTATTGTCGTGTCAGACCATTTCTTCCTGGTCAAGATGGAAAAACAACTGTTATTGATTATATTGGTGAAAATGGTGAGATTCTCATCACAAATCCCTTCAAGCAAGGGAAGGATGCGTGTCGAATGTTCAAGTTTAACAAAGTGTTTAATACACATGCTTCTCAAG CTGAAGTATTCTCTGATATCCAGCCTCTGATCAGATCAGTTCTTGATGGGTTTAATGTGTGCATTTTTGCCTATGGTCAAACTGGTTCAGGAAAAACTTACACAATG AGTGGGCCAGGCACATCAAAAGACGATTGGGGTGTTAATTATCGAGCTTTAAATGACTTGTTCGACATCTCTCTAAGTAGAAGAAATGCTTTCTCATATGAGGTGGGGGTGCAGATGGTTGAGATTTACAACGAACAAGTGCGGGATCTTCTTTCAAATGATATTGCACAAAAAAG ACTTGGAATTTGGAGCACATCTCAGCCTAACGGACTTGTTGTCCCTGATGCAAGTTTACATCCTGTCAAATCAACATTGGATGTACTAGAGTTGATGGAAATTGGACAAACAAATAGAGCAGTTGGATCAACAGCTCTGAATGAAAGGAGCAGTCGATCTCACAG CATTCTAACTGTGCATGTTAGAGGGGTGGATTTGAAAAATGGATCTACTTCCAGAGGATGTCTACATCTGATTGATCTTGCTGGGAGTGAAAGAGTTGAGCGATCTGAAGCAATTGGAGATAGATTAAAAGAAGCACAGTATATTAACAAATCTCTCTCTGCTCTTGGTGATGTGATTTTTGCTTTAGCACAGAAAAACTCCCATGTTCCTTATCGAAACAGCAAGCTGACTCAAGTTCTACAGAGCTCTTTAG GTGGTCAAGCAAAGACACTAATGTTTGTTCAAATTAATCCGGATACTGAATCATATTCAGAAACTATAAGCACTTTGAAGTTTGCTGAAAGAGTTTCTGGAGTTGAATTAGGTGTTGCAAGAAGTAACAAAGAGGGTAAAGATATAAAAGAGCTGCTAGAACAG GTTTCATATCTGAAAGATACAATATCACGGAAAGATATGGAAATCGATCAACTCTTGAAGGACAAAGCCAAATCTCCAAGTTCACCAATAAATAGAAATGACAATAGCCTACAGATTCGACGACTATCAG GGGCTGGTGGATCAGGTGAAGCCGAATGTGAAGATAACATGTCTGATGATGGCTGCTCAGTAGCAGGAACTGAGTGTTCTGTAGGTGGTGCTTCAGAGGCGACAACAGAACGGAT GCAGAAGGCCCCATCAAGGATAGCCAGGCTGTTCCTCACAAAGAATGGGCAGCCTGCAAACCCCAAGCCAAAACCAAGGGAGTCTGCTCTGAAACCGCCAG GTCGCACGACTTCTACAGGAAGCCAGGCGACAGGAGGAGGATCTTCAGTGAAACCCCCTAAGAGGCGGTAG
- the LOC136450445 gene encoding uncharacterized protein: MSTAPFVTYLQRPRSPAFRAPPPSPVTGVLTGSSSGSSGYGECQDDDDIGKFLRCSARVPVLRLPERPGPRRNKAAWAPPVVDMRLLDSLSPVEGGGSAVEALRSAAVAFGCFQVVGHGVDASLLSAALRAARSEGSPAQEMERIGVGDEDELWWLRREGDQEMAGTQPLRNGPNQFRNKADDLFTQLEQASTKLLHALQQASASEPLAKAEANGSLLCIRKHRRSGSSASGPISQDDVLRMLVQSSRCSRALALHLCPGAAAFHVFSRRGWSRFSPLDGALVVTVGDQLQCGLYKSVSGKPAYSNNDLQGDSSDAISAEFFLSCSSAGAAKEALNMDNMKVIPLNLQIMVAACLVLVYHVFLSCSYAIW, from the exons ATGTCTACTGCGCCCTTTGTCACCTACCTTCAGAGGCCCCGGTCACCGGCGTTCCGGGCGCCACCGCCGTCCCCGGTCACCGGCGTTCTGACTGGCAGCAGCTCGGGGTCGTCCGGGTACGGCGAGTGTCAGGATGACGACGATATCGGCAAGTTCCTGCGCTGCTCCGCCAGGGTCCCAGTGCTGCGGCTGCCGGAGAGGCCCGGCCCTCGGAGAAACAAGGCCGCCTGGGCACCGCCTGTCGTCGACATGCGCCTGTTGGACTCACTGTCGCCGGTGGAGGGAGGAGGGTCCGCGGTGGAGGCACTGAGGTCGGCGGCCGTCGCGTTTGGCTGCTTCCAGGTGGTCGGCCACGGGGTCGACGCCAGTTTGCTATCGGCAGCGTTGCGTGCTGCAAGGTCGGAGGGATCGCCAGCGCAGGAGATGGAGAGAATTGGAGTAGGAGATGAGGATGAGCTGTGGTGGCTGCGGCGCGAAGGAGACCAAGAAATGGCGGGAACTCAGCCGTTGCGAAATGGTCCCAACCAATTCAG GAACAAAGCAGATGATTTGTTTACTCAGCTTGAGCAAGCTTCAACCAAGCTCCTGCACGCCTTGCAGCAGGCCAGTGCATCTGAACCGTTGGCTAAAGCTGAAGCGAACGGCTCGCTCCTCTGCATCCGCAAGCACCGACGCAGcggcagcagcgcgtccggtccgATCAGCCAAGATGACGTCCTGCGGATGCTGGTACAGAGCTCGCGGTGCTCGCGCGCTCTCGCCCTCCACCTCTGCCCCGGCGCGGCGGCGTTCCACGTCTTCTCGCGGCGAGGCTGGTCCAGGTTCTCGCCCCTTGACGGCGCCCTCGTGGTCACCGTCGGGGACCAACTACAG TGCGGGCTCTACAAAAGCGTGTCCGGCAAACCAGCTTACAGCAATAATGATCTCCAAGGAGACAGCAGCGATGCCATCTCAGCAGAATTCTTCCTTTCCTGCTCTTCAGCAGGCGCAGCAAAGGAGGCTCTGAACATGGACAACATGAAGGTCATCCCGTTGAATCTGCAGATCATGGTAGCAGCTTGCCTTGTGCTTGTTTACCATGTCTTCCTGTCATGCTCGTATGCTATTTGGTAA